A stretch of DNA from Sugiyamaella lignohabitans strain CBS 10342 chromosome B, complete sequence:
ttgttgcttACGGCtgcttttgtttctttttcaagagAATCaagcaaatcaagaacGTCTTCGTTTGATTTGGACGCCATAGTTAAGATCTGTATGTACGATGTGGGTTAGCGCTTCGTGTCACTTGAGGTAGCTTCCTTATAATAAATTTAATTGAATACTGGGCTCTAGGCGCTGCTTATCGACTCCTATTTAGCAGCAATTGACTGAGCTTCTCTCGGTATATCTAATGATGATAGATAAAGTATTGACTTGGTGGAGCAGCAATGCCCATCGTGTGTTGCCTTGAGTGAACATGGTATGCAACAATACATGCGGCTATATACTCACTGGCTCTTTGAACACGACCAACACTGTTCTCAAGGGCTGAAAAAGGTGTAGTTTTCTTTTAGTCGTTTacattttcattttattacactaaataataaaaaaggGAAGGGGGTGGATGTTTCGAAAACCGTTGCAGTACTTTTGTTTAACTTTTTACATATGCTTCCTCAACTAAAATTAGAATAATTTAGTAGAAAGTAGAGGGTCTCTGAGAAACAAACAAAGCAGAGGACTTTTGAACACGATGAGGAAGAGGGAACTTGAGACCGGGGGTAAGAATTTGCTTAATGTAAGGACGCTTAACATCTTCGGTCttctcaagctcaacaaccTTGAGAATGTGGATTGATCTGAATCTGGATCTGTGACGGGCAGCCATGTCTTGGTAGAGAGAGTCGACAGCATCGGCACGGGTCAAGTCACGGTACTCCTTGTACATGTTGTGAGTACCAGATCTGGAGTCGTAACGAATCCAGATACCGAAGTTCTTAACCTTGGTGGGTCTCTTCTCGTGAATTTGGTTAACAGAGACAATCTCACCATTGGCCTTCTTGATTCTTCTAAGCTTGGTAAGGAAGTACCAGAAACGAGACTTAGCAACAACAGTGTTAGGAGCAAAGATTCTCATACGGTAAAGCTTAGGCTCAGCCTCGCTCTCAGTGGGGAGGTGGCGACCAATAACTTGATATTCATTAAGACGACCCACTAGATGACTTGTTAGTATAATTCATTTTGATGGAACTGCCTCTCAAGTAGCGAGTATAAGAGGGAGGGGATTTATTCAGCCTGTATCTAGTTCAGTTCCGGGTTGAAAATTGTAACGCCAAAGAAATACAAATTGAACGAAATATTGTGCTATCCAAAGAAGATACAACTCAAGGCAAGAAGAAAGTCTTTCTTTCGATGggtttgttgttgtagGCCTGCCATGTATAATGGAAA
This window harbors:
- the RPL20B gene encoding ribosomal 60S subunit protein L20B (Ribosomal 60S subunit protein L20B; homologous to mammalian ribosomal protein L18A, no bacterial homolog; RPL20B has a paralog, RPL20A, that arose from the whole genome duplication; GO_component: GO:0005737 - cytoplasm [Evidence IEA,IEA]; GO_component: GO:0022625 - cytosolic large ribosomal subunit [Evidence IDA] [PMID 23874617]; GO_component: GO:0030529 - ribonucleoprotein complex [Evidence IEA]; GO_component: GO:0005840 - ribosome [Evidence IEA,IEA]; GO_function: GO:0003735 - structural constituent of ribosome [Evidence IEA]; GO_function: GO:0003735 - structural constituent of ribosome [Evidence IC] [PMID 23874617]; GO_process: GO:0002181 - cytoplasmic translation [Evidence IC] [PMID 23874617]; GO_process: GO:0006412 - translation [Evidence IEA]) — translated: MRIFAPNTVVAKSRFWYFLTKLRRIKKANGEIVSVNQIHEKRPTKVKNFGIWIRYDSRSGTHNMYKEYRDLTRADAVDSLYQDMAARHRSRFRSIHILKVVELEKTEDVKRPYIKQILTPGLKFPLPHRVQKSSALFVSQRPSTFY